The genomic window CGGGTTGCCTTCTTGCCTGCGCCACACCGCCACGATGTCCACCACCGGAGCGCCCTCAATGATCCGGTAGGTGACGCCGGGCAGCGAAACGCGCTGAAAAAACCGGATCGGCAAAAACACCCCGATGCCCGCCGCCACCAAAGACAGCAAGGTGGGCACTTCGATGGCTTCCTGCACGATGCGCGGGGTGTAGCCCGCCGCAGCGCACCAGCGCATGACCTGGTCGTAATACGTCGCGCGGATCTGGCGCGGAAAAAACACGAACGGCTCGTCTTTGAAATCGCTGATGTTCAGACGTTCTCGCTGCGCCAGCGGGTGCGAGCTCGGCAGCGCCACCACCAAGTCTTGCCGCCACAGCGCTTCGGCCACGAAACTGGGATCGCGCACCGGCAGCAGCATCAGTCCGATGTCGAGCTGGCTGCTGCGCAGGCCTTCTTCTTGTTCCTGGGCGGTGAGTTCGCGCAGCTCTACGCTGACATTCGGGTAGCGCTGCCGGAAGGTTCGCACCACTTCCGGCAAGCCGCCGAACACCAAGCCCGACACAAAGCCCAGCGTCAGCCGCCCGACTTCGCCCCGCGCCGCCCGCCGGGCGCGTTCGATCACTTTGTCGGCCTCGCCTAAGGTGGCCCGCGCCGCTTCCAAAAACTCTTTCCCGGCGGGGGTGAGCTGCACTTTGCGGGTGGTTCGCAGCACCAGCGGCACACCCACTTCGTCTTCTAAATTCTTGATGGAATTGGAAAGCGCTTGCTGCACCACGTAGACCCGCTCGGCGGCGCGGCCAAAGTGCTGCTCTTCAGCGAGGGCGACGAAGTGGCGCAGGTGGCGCAGTTCCATGAAGGTCTCCTATTTGGGCGTTTGCCGTTAGGAGCAGCGGCTCCGCCCGCTTCATCTTACCCCTCTCGGCTCCTTTCACCACTCAATTTGGTGAATGAAGGCTTTTGGTAGTGTTGGCAGGCGGCAATACGGAGCACTAGACTGGGAGGCGATCGAAAGCCAATATCGCCGTCTCTCGCCCATTTTGGAGGAAGTACGCATGACCCAGCCTCACCCCCGAGCCAAACTGCCCGCCACCGAGCGCGACAACCTCAATGAAATTGAAAAGCAGGAGTGGCTCGACTCACTGGCCTTCGTGATGGCCAACGCTGGCAACGAGCGGGCCGCACAACTCCTTGAAGACTTGGATTACTACGCTTACTTTCACGGCGCACCGATTCAGTTCAAGCAAAACACCCCTTACCTCAACACCATCGGCACCGAGCATCAGCCGGTTTATCCGGGTGACATTGCCTTGGAACTCAAAATCCGCAACATCATCCGCTGGAACGCGGTGGCGATGGTGGTCAAGGCCAACAAAAACAGCGAGGGCATCGGCGGGCACTTGGCCAGTTATGCCAGCACCGCCGAGCTATTGGAAGTCGGTTTCAATCACTTCTTCAGGGGCCACGGCGCAGGCCAGGACCGTGACCTGCTGTTTTATCAGGGCCATACTTCACCGGGTATCTACAGCCGCAGCTTTTTGGAGGGCCGTTTTGACGAGGGCCACCTCAACCGCTTTCGACGCGAGCTGAGCAAAGAAGGCCCCGGCCTTTCCAGCTACCCGCACCCGTGGCTGATGCCCGACTACTGGGAATTTCCGACGGTCAGCATGGGCCTCGGGCCGATTCAGGCAATTTATCAGGCCCGCTTCATTAAATACCTGGAAAACCGCAAGCTCAAGCCCGCCGGCGACGCCAAAGTCTGGGCCTTTTTGGGCGACGGCGAAATGGACGAGCCGCAGAGCATCGGGGCGCTGAGATTTGCCGCTTACGAGAACCTCGACAACCTGATCTTCGTGCTCAACGCCAACTTGCAGCGCCTCGACGGCCCAGTGCGGGCCAACTCCAAAGTCATTCAGGAGTTCGAGGCGCTGTTCCGGGGCGCGGGCTGGAACGTCATCAAAGTCGTCTGGGACGGCAAGTGGGACGAGCTGCTCAGCAAGGACTACAACGGCACCATCGTCAAGCGCTTCGAGCTGCTGGTCGACGGCGAGTCGCAGCGCTACGCGGCCTTCGGCGGCAAGGAACTGCGCGAGAATTTCTTCAACACCCCCGAACTCA from Deinococcus detaillensis includes these protein-coding regions:
- a CDS encoding LysR family transcriptional regulator; protein product: MELRHLRHFVALAEEQHFGRAAERVYVVQQALSNSIKNLEDEVGVPLVLRTTRKVQLTPAGKEFLEAARATLGEADKVIERARRAARGEVGRLTLGFVSGLVFGGLPEVVRTFRQRYPNVSVELRELTAQEQEEGLRSSQLDIGLMLLPVRDPSFVAEALWRQDLVVALPSSHPLAQRERLNISDFKDEPFVFFPRQIRATYYDQVMRWCAAAGYTPRIVQEAIEVPTLLSLVAAGIGVFLPIRFFQRVSLPGVTYRIIEGAPVVDIVAVWRRQEGNPVVRAFLTVAREVLAVERIGEE